The following proteins come from a genomic window of bacterium:
- a CDS encoding zinc ABC transporter substrate-binding protein — translation MTHRISRRTLLTGAAGLGAIVLAGRAGGARWAARAAAAPAKIPVVAAENFYGDVVGQIAGDRVLLTSIISDPNVDPHEYESSMRDMAAIGRARLVIINGLGYDGFMPKLIKAAPNPQREVKDVAHLVGKKEGDNWHIWYDPTVVPKFARAVTDFFVRVDAANAKSYHNRLLLFEASYKPFTDRVASLRARLPGTAVGATEPIFGNLADALDWKVITPMAFQKAVEEGEDPPARAIAEMQDQIRKHAIKVLIYNVQTVSPVTERIRKDAGRLGVPVVGVSETLPPGLSYQRWMLKQLDEIERAVAKK, via the coding sequence ATGACACATCGCATCAGCCGGCGCACACTGCTCACCGGCGCGGCGGGGCTCGGCGCGATCGTGCTGGCGGGCCGGGCCGGCGGCGCGCGGTGGGCCGCGCGGGCGGCGGCCGCGCCGGCCAAAATTCCGGTGGTCGCCGCGGAAAACTTCTACGGCGACGTCGTCGGGCAGATCGCCGGCGACCGCGTCCTGCTGACCAGCATCATCAGCGATCCGAACGTGGATCCGCACGAATACGAGAGCAGCATGCGCGACATGGCCGCGATCGGCCGGGCGCGGCTCGTGATCATCAACGGACTGGGCTACGACGGCTTCATGCCGAAGCTGATCAAGGCGGCGCCGAACCCGCAGCGGGAAGTTAAGGACGTCGCCCACCTCGTCGGAAAGAAGGAAGGCGACAACTGGCACATCTGGTACGATCCGACGGTCGTCCCGAAATTCGCCCGCGCGGTCACGGACTTCTTCGTTCGCGTCGACGCCGCCAACGCGAAGTCGTACCACAACCGGCTGCTGCTGTTCGAAGCATCGTACAAGCCGTTTACAGATAGAGTCGCGTCGCTGCGCGCCCGGCTCCCCGGCACGGCGGTCGGCGCCACGGAGCCGATCTTCGGCAATCTGGCTGATGCGCTCGATTGGAAGGTCATCACGCCCATGGCATTCCAAAAGGCGGTCGAAGAGGGCGAGGATCCTCCGGCGCGGGCGATCGCCGAGATGCAGGATCAGATCCGCAAGCATGCGATCAAGGTGCTGATCTACAACGTCCAGACGGTCAGCCCCGTGACGGAACGAATCAGAAAGGACGCCGGGCGGCTGGGCGTGCCGGTCGTCGGCGTCTCTGAAACTCTCCCGCCCGGGTTGAGCTATCAGCGCTGGATGCTCAAGCAGCTGGACGAGATCGAGCGGGCCGTCGCGAAGAAATGA
- a CDS encoding branched-chain amino acid ABC transporter permease, with protein MILAQSTVFGLLIGALYGLAAVGLTLVFGVLKILNVAHGELIMLGGYAAFWLFTLWHVDPFVSVLPSGAALFLVGVLLYRTLFGRLLRAGEETKLKNSILIGFGLALVLQTVALAAWTGDERAVTTRYAGGVLPIAGIVLPFARLGALAVAFVAVALLHVFLHHTYPGKAIRATGEDVDAASLAGIPVPSMFLSAFGLGSALAGIAGTLAVVTDAVSPSIGLAWTLKALIVVVLGGLGSVAGAFVAGCGLGVVESVSGILLGNAYREVVGLVLFLAVLAVRPRGLFARG; from the coding sequence GTGATCCTCGCGCAGAGCACGGTCTTTGGCCTCTTGATCGGCGCGCTTTACGGACTCGCCGCGGTAGGCCTCACGCTGGTGTTCGGCGTGCTCAAGATACTGAACGTCGCCCATGGGGAATTGATCATGCTCGGCGGATACGCGGCCTTCTGGCTCTTCACGCTCTGGCATGTCGACCCGTTCGTGTCGGTGCTGCCGAGCGGCGCGGCGCTGTTCCTCGTCGGCGTGCTCCTCTACCGGACGTTGTTCGGCCGTCTCCTTCGGGCCGGCGAGGAGACGAAGCTCAAGAACTCGATCCTGATCGGATTCGGCCTTGCGCTCGTGCTGCAGACGGTCGCGCTCGCCGCGTGGACCGGCGACGAGCGGGCGGTCACGACTCGGTACGCCGGCGGGGTTCTGCCGATCGCCGGTATCGTGCTTCCCTTTGCGCGGCTCGGCGCGCTCGCGGTCGCGTTTGTCGCGGTCGCCCTGCTGCACGTCTTTCTGCACCACACGTACCCCGGCAAGGCGATTCGGGCGACCGGGGAAGACGTCGACGCGGCGTCGCTGGCCGGAATCCCCGTGCCGTCGATGTTCCTCTCGGCGTTCGGCCTCGGCAGCGCGCTGGCCGGCATCGCCGGGACGCTGGCCGTCGTCACCGACGCCGTGAGCCCGTCGATCGGCCTCGCCTGGACGCTCAAAGCGCTCATCGTGGTGGTGCTCGGCGGGCTTGGCAGCGTCGCCGGCGCATTCGTGGCCGGCTGCGGGCTCGGCGTCGTCGAATCCGTGAGCGGCATCCTGCTCGGCAACGCCTACCGCGAAGTCGTTGGGCTCGTGCTGTTCCTCGCCGTGCTCGCCGTCCGGCCGCGCGGCCTGTTCGCGCGCGGGTGA
- a CDS encoding peptidylprolyl isomerase has translation MLTRASYDMVSLPVLLAAFGCVALVAFVAAADAAARGPAHPIAVIHTALGELRCELFPDKAPKAVGNFIGLATGKKDWVDPRTGKTQHNKPYFDGIIFHRVIPGFVIQGGDPLGTGTGGPGYRFEDELHADLLFDRPGRLAMANAGPNTNGSQFFITEAPLPGLNPCLDEGGCPRGGRIVPKGTGYTIFGQCDDRSVDLVKRITRMPRDPNDRPLQPVAITRVEIIGAP, from the coding sequence ATGCTCACACGCGCATCGTACGATATGGTTTCGCTGCCGGTTCTGCTGGCAGCGTTCGGCTGCGTCGCGCTCGTCGCATTCGTCGCCGCTGCCGACGCCGCCGCGCGAGGCCCCGCCCACCCGATCGCCGTCATTCATACCGCGCTCGGTGAACTCCGCTGCGAGCTGTTTCCGGACAAGGCGCCGAAGGCCGTGGGCAACTTCATCGGGCTGGCGACCGGCAAGAAGGACTGGGTGGATCCGCGCACCGGTAAGACGCAGCACAACAAGCCCTACTTTGACGGGATCATTTTTCATCGGGTGATCCCGGGCTTCGTCATCCAGGGCGGAGACCCGCTCGGTACGGGTACGGGCGGGCCCGGGTACCGTTTCGAAGACGAGCTGCACGCCGATCTGCTCTTCGACCGGCCGGGCCGTCTCGCGATGGCCAACGCCGGCCCGAACACGAACGGCTCGCAGTTCTTCATCACCGAAGCGCCGCTGCCGGGGCTCAATCCCTGCCTCGACGAGGGCGGCTGCCCGCGCGGCGGCCGCATCGTTCCCAAGGGCACGGGCTACACGATCTTCGGCCAGTGCGACGACCGGTCCGTCGATCTCGTGAAACGCATCACGCGGATGCCGCGCGATCCGAACGACCGTCCCCTCCAACCCGTGGCGATCACGCGCGTCGAGATCATCGGCGCGCCGTAG
- a CDS encoding FlgO family outer membrane protein, whose protein sequence is MRQKLVRLAVLVPFALLAALPPTFAAAPGGLDDGIQDLTRQIVPQVQKLGKKRIAVVDFAQLDGQVTDLGRYLAEELSGSLVLADSSLHVIDRQHLARIIAEQKLSAVGVTEPGNAQKIGQLAGADVLVTGSIVGLGDRVRITAKLLSASTAQIVGAAQTTVPDDGDVSVLAPNLSRGPEASAPSRVTPSPLPPAAGRLRGALADVPVMSGEPDLYDFAYVTKPVTVGSTVVNGGLLVFPSNGHANVTYDLGGRYSAFVATIGVPDTTPPSVRVVFRAFVDGQVVFPGRAVRAGDPPVPVTIGVKGAHALLLDVEADGVPASGQAVVSALWGEPRLVAGH, encoded by the coding sequence GTGAGGCAGAAGCTGGTGAGGCTGGCCGTCCTCGTGCCGTTCGCGCTGCTCGCCGCGCTACCGCCGACATTCGCGGCGGCGCCCGGGGGCCTGGACGACGGGATTCAGGATTTGACGCGGCAGATCGTTCCCCAGGTTCAGAAGCTCGGCAAGAAGCGGATCGCGGTCGTCGATTTCGCGCAGCTGGACGGGCAGGTCACCGACCTCGGACGGTACCTGGCGGAGGAGCTGTCGGGCAGCCTCGTTCTCGCGGACTCGAGCCTGCACGTGATCGACCGGCAGCACCTGGCCCGCATCATTGCCGAGCAGAAACTGTCCGCCGTCGGCGTGACCGAGCCCGGCAACGCGCAGAAGATCGGGCAGCTGGCCGGAGCGGACGTCCTCGTGACCGGCAGTATCGTCGGACTCGGCGACCGCGTGCGGATCACGGCGAAGCTCCTCAGCGCGAGCACCGCGCAGATCGTCGGGGCCGCGCAGACGACGGTGCCGGACGACGGCGATGTCAGCGTCCTCGCGCCGAACCTGTCCCGCGGTCCCGAGGCCTCCGCGCCGTCGCGCGTGACGCCGTCGCCGCTTCCGCCGGCGGCCGGGCGCCTCCGCGGCGCGCTCGCGGACGTTCCTGTGATGAGCGGCGAGCCCGATCTCTACGACTTCGCGTATGTGACGAAGCCGGTGACCGTCGGCAGCACCGTCGTCAACGGCGGCCTTCTCGTGTTCCCGTCCAACGGGCACGCCAATGTGACGTACGATCTCGGCGGCCGCTACAGCGCGTTCGTGGCGACGATCGGGGTGCCCGACACGACGCCGCCGTCCGTGCGCGTGGTCTTCCGAGCGTTCGTCGACGGGCAGGTCGTGTTTCCGGGCCGCGCGGTCCGCGCCGGAGACCCGCCGGTTCCGGTGACGATTGGGGTCAAGGGCGCGCATGCGCTGCTGCTCGACGTCGAGGCGGACGGCGTGCCGGCCTCGGGCCAGGCGGTCGTCTCCGCGCTGTGGGGCGAACCGCGCCTGGTCGCCGGGCACTAG
- a CDS encoding ATP-binding cassette domain-containing protein, giving the protein MPASGDLLEARGLTKTFGGLRAVDDLSFTVRTGEILGLLGPNGSGKTTVFNLIAGALPPERGVVFFEGREITGLAPHRRAALGIARTFQLVRTLPGLTVLDNVLVARLYGRARAAGARAARAEALECLGFVGLAGLAARPAGHLTLADRKRLEVGRALAAGPRLLLLDEPAAGLNPTEVAGLLALLRKIRAGGITIAIVEHNVGAMRDLCDRVVILNAGRKIAEGVPDETLEHAGVIEIYLGAP; this is encoded by the coding sequence GTGCCCGCTAGCGGCGACCTGCTCGAAGCGCGCGGCCTGACCAAGACCTTCGGCGGGCTGCGCGCGGTCGACGATCTGTCCTTCACCGTCCGGACCGGCGAGATTCTCGGACTCCTCGGTCCGAACGGCTCGGGCAAGACCACCGTCTTCAATCTGATCGCGGGGGCGCTGCCGCCCGAGCGCGGGGTCGTGTTTTTCGAGGGCCGGGAGATCACCGGGCTCGCGCCCCACCGGCGGGCCGCGCTCGGGATCGCCCGGACGTTTCAACTGGTCCGGACGCTCCCCGGGCTCACGGTGCTCGACAACGTGCTCGTCGCCCGTCTGTACGGCCGGGCCCGTGCCGCCGGGGCCCGCGCGGCGCGGGCCGAGGCGCTCGAGTGCCTGGGGTTCGTCGGGCTCGCCGGCCTGGCGGCGCGGCCTGCCGGGCACCTGACGCTCGCCGACCGCAAGCGCCTCGAGGTCGGCCGCGCCCTCGCCGCGGGACCGCGCCTCTTGCTGCTCGACGAGCCGGCCGCCGGCCTCAACCCCACCGAGGTGGCCGGGCTGCTCGCGCTACTCAGGAAAATCCGCGCGGGCGGCATCACCATCGCGATCGTGGAGCACAACGTCGGCGCGATGCGGGACCTCTGCGACCGCGTCGTCATCCTCAACGCGGGGCGCAAGATCGCCGAGGGCGTGCCGGACGAGACGCTCGAGCACGCCGGGGTGATCGAGATCTATCTGGGCGCGCCGTGA
- a CDS encoding amino acid ABC transporter substrate-binding protein, with amino-acid sequence MRNLVAAAALAALVLGLPAAGSVGAPMPVAKIGSVIPLTGRYASGGAQVRAGYEIAVEDINKAGGVPIGGQRVQLQLSVLDDESDPTKTVTRIETLAGQGVVALLGGFASDLHAAAAPVAEKDKIPYCGVAFALHAIHEHGFRYLFSPFPKSPDLGRETYKMLNASIPADQRPRRVAIFQERTDWGREMGDVWTARSRENGYEVVLRAQYTPLSRDFSDIILRAKGAGADAVFALPNPPDGITLIRQMKELDFSPKLVLMFRAPDAVGWTQALTKDGDDVVLSPGWHHDLKYPGVAALNAEHEQRFHRPADVLVGPAYACVQIVANAIGRAGRLDTGAIRDAMAATNMQTVMGPVRFQPDGTGLVTTVFVQWQAGKQELVWPKDLGGVRLIYPAPPWRAR; translated from the coding sequence ATGCGGAATCTGGTCGCGGCAGCAGCGCTCGCGGCCCTCGTTCTCGGTCTTCCGGCCGCGGGCTCAGTCGGGGCGCCGATGCCGGTCGCCAAAATCGGCAGCGTCATTCCGCTGACAGGCCGGTACGCATCGGGCGGCGCGCAGGTCCGGGCGGGATACGAAATCGCCGTCGAGGATATCAATAAGGCAGGCGGCGTCCCGATCGGTGGGCAGCGCGTGCAGCTGCAGCTGTCCGTGCTCGACGACGAGTCCGACCCGACCAAGACCGTCACCCGGATCGAGACGCTCGCCGGACAAGGGGTGGTCGCGCTGCTGGGCGGCTTCGCCAGCGACCTGCACGCCGCCGCGGCGCCCGTGGCCGAAAAGGATAAGATCCCCTACTGTGGTGTGGCCTTCGCGCTGCACGCGATCCATGAGCACGGGTTCCGGTATTTGTTCTCGCCGTTCCCGAAGTCCCCGGACCTCGGACGCGAAACTTACAAGATGCTCAACGCCAGCATTCCCGCCGACCAACGTCCGCGCCGCGTCGCCATTTTCCAAGAACGGACCGACTGGGGCCGGGAAATGGGCGATGTCTGGACGGCGCGCTCGCGCGAGAACGGCTATGAGGTGGTTCTCCGAGCTCAGTATACGCCGCTATCGCGGGATTTCTCGGATATCATCCTGCGCGCCAAAGGTGCCGGCGCGGACGCGGTCTTCGCACTGCCGAACCCGCCCGACGGCATCACGCTCATCCGGCAGATGAAGGAGCTCGACTTCAGCCCGAAACTCGTGTTGATGTTCCGGGCACCGGATGCCGTCGGTTGGACGCAGGCGCTCACGAAGGATGGGGACGACGTGGTCCTGTCGCCGGGCTGGCACCACGATCTCAAATATCCCGGGGTCGCTGCCCTTAACGCCGAGCACGAGCAGCGCTTTCACCGCCCGGCCGACGTCCTCGTGGGACCCGCATATGCCTGCGTGCAGATCGTGGCCAACGCGATCGGTCGCGCGGGCCGGCTGGATACCGGCGCGATCCGCGATGCGATGGCCGCGACGAACATGCAAACCGTGATGGGCCCGGTGCGGTTCCAGCCGGACGGCACCGGGCTCGTAACCACGGTCTTCGTGCAGTGGCAGGCCGGGAAGCAGGAACTGGTGTGGCCGAAGGACCTCGGCGGCGTGCGCTTGATCTACCCGGCGCCTCCCTGGCGTGCCCGCTAG
- a CDS encoding Fur family transcriptional regulator gives MLLRRAGLRVTPQRVAVLETLATGRHLATCQNLWRRAQRRTAGLGLVTAYRILERMRDAGLVEQVDIRGVAHFGLADRHHDHTICQRCGTIEATDGCLLDTLAGKRLRGTGFLVQGHRLDLLGLCQACQQAV, from the coding sequence ATGCTCCTCCGCCGCGCCGGCCTCCGCGTCACGCCGCAGCGAGTCGCCGTCCTCGAAACGCTCGCCACCGGGCGTCATCTTGCCACCTGTCAGAATCTCTGGCGGCGCGCGCAGCGGCGAACGGCCGGGCTCGGGCTGGTCACGGCCTATCGCATCCTCGAACGGATGCGGGACGCCGGCCTCGTCGAGCAGGTCGACATCCGCGGCGTCGCCCACTTCGGGTTGGCGGACCGCCACCATGACCACACCATCTGCCAGCGCTGCGGGACGATCGAAGCCACAGACGGCTGCCTGCTGGACACGCTCGCCGGGAAGCGGCTGCGGGGCACGGGGTTTCTGGTGCAGGGGCATCGCCTCGACCTGCTGGGGTTGTGCCAGGCGTGCCAGCAGGCCGTATGA
- a CDS encoding branched-chain amino acid ABC transporter permease has product MDRRTLPAAALGTAALAAAALLPAMTESRAILSWTLLVLLYVALAQSWNVLGGFGGQVNLGHAALFGVGAVTTRLLWTAGTPIAAALPAGTALAAVTSVVIGAPALRLRGPYFAIGTLAVAEICRITAGNVLPDIAALPPRALAAYALAPRYYLALGLAVLTTAVAAWIAHSRFGRGLAAVREDEDVAESIGVGAYGHTLIAFVISGALAGAAGGVFAYYHVGFYPSFAFSPLWTFDPLLIVYLGGVGTVAGPIVGAIVFLALREALALRIGELHLLIFGVLFIAIVVALPGGIVQAVRDVIGRSRTIGTAEVTST; this is encoded by the coding sequence GTGGATCGCCGAACGCTTCCCGCCGCGGCGCTCGGGACCGCCGCCCTCGCCGCCGCGGCGCTGCTGCCGGCGATGACGGAAAGCCGGGCGATTCTCTCCTGGACCCTGCTCGTGCTGCTCTACGTCGCGCTCGCGCAGTCCTGGAACGTGCTGGGCGGGTTCGGCGGGCAGGTCAACCTCGGGCACGCCGCGCTCTTCGGCGTCGGCGCCGTGACGACGCGCCTGCTGTGGACGGCCGGCACGCCGATCGCCGCCGCGCTGCCGGCCGGGACCGCCCTCGCCGCGGTGACAAGCGTGGTGATCGGCGCTCCCGCGCTGCGCCTGAGGGGCCCGTACTTTGCCATCGGCACCCTGGCGGTCGCCGAGATTTGCCGGATCACCGCCGGGAACGTTCTGCCGGACATCGCGGCCCTGCCGCCGCGGGCCCTCGCCGCCTATGCGCTCGCGCCGCGCTACTATCTGGCACTCGGCCTCGCGGTGTTGACGACGGCGGTCGCGGCGTGGATCGCGCATTCCCGCTTCGGACGCGGCCTCGCCGCCGTGCGGGAGGACGAGGACGTCGCGGAGAGCATCGGCGTCGGCGCCTACGGCCACACGCTGATCGCGTTCGTGATCAGCGGCGCCCTCGCCGGCGCGGCGGGCGGCGTCTTTGCCTACTACCACGTCGGTTTCTATCCGAGTTTCGCGTTCAGTCCGCTCTGGACGTTCGACCCGCTGCTCATCGTCTATCTCGGCGGCGTCGGCACCGTCGCCGGACCGATCGTCGGCGCGATCGTGTTCCTGGCGCTGCGGGAGGCGCTCGCGCTGCGAATCGGCGAACTCCATTTGCTGATCTTCGGGGTGCTCTTCATCGCGATCGTGGTCGCGCTGCCGGGCGGCATCGTGCAGGCGGTGCGGGATGTGATCGGCCGTTCTCGAACCATCGGGACCGCGGAGGTGACGTCGACGTGA
- a CDS encoding FAD-binding oxidoreductase — protein sequence MAQRVAIVGGGAVGSSIAYFLASHPRFRGEVVVVERDPSYRYASSALSASAIRQQFSTPVNIEISRFGLEFLRRLGDYLAVGDERPDVGLSEPGYLFLATPAGVPILEQNHRVQREHQVDVALLTPAGVAERFPWMNVRDIAAASLGLSGEGWFDGYALLQAFRRKALALGVTYVAQAATGFARTGRRVTAVTLADGSTVSCDVAVNAAGPWAARVAAMLDIDLPVRARRRFVFLFACRTVLPRCPLVIDPSGVWFRADGPNFLTGVPPRKGEPDPDDAPLDEVDERFFSDRIWPVLAARVPAFEAVKILKSWAGYYELNTVDHNGIVGPHPSVENVLFANGFSGHGLQQSPAVGRGIAEWIVDGGYRTLDLSPLAFERLVQGRRLFELNVI from the coding sequence ATGGCGCAGCGCGTCGCGATCGTCGGCGGAGGCGCAGTCGGGAGCTCGATCGCCTACTTCCTCGCGAGCCATCCGCGGTTTCGCGGCGAGGTGGTGGTGGTGGAACGGGACCCGAGCTACCGGTACGCGTCCTCGGCGCTGTCGGCGAGCGCGATCCGCCAGCAGTTCTCGACGCCGGTCAACATCGAGATCTCCCGTTTCGGTCTCGAGTTCCTGCGCCGCCTCGGAGACTACCTCGCGGTCGGCGACGAGCGGCCCGACGTGGGACTGTCCGAACCCGGGTATCTGTTCCTCGCGACGCCGGCCGGCGTGCCGATCCTCGAGCAGAATCACCGCGTCCAGCGCGAGCACCAGGTCGATGTGGCGCTGCTCACGCCGGCCGGCGTCGCGGAGCGCTTTCCCTGGATGAACGTCCGGGATATCGCCGCCGCCTCCCTCGGCCTGTCGGGCGAGGGCTGGTTCGACGGGTACGCGCTGCTTCAGGCGTTCCGGCGCAAGGCCCTGGCGCTCGGCGTTACCTACGTCGCGCAGGCCGCCACCGGGTTCGCGCGGACCGGCCGCCGCGTGACGGCCGTGACCCTCGCGGACGGCTCGACGGTCTCGTGCGACGTCGCGGTGAACGCGGCGGGGCCGTGGGCGGCCAGGGTTGCCGCGATGCTCGACATCGACCTGCCGGTGCGCGCCCGCCGGCGCTTCGTCTTCCTCTTCGCCTGCCGGACGGTGCTGCCGCGATGCCCGCTGGTCATCGATCCCTCGGGGGTGTGGTTTCGGGCGGACGGCCCGAACTTTCTCACCGGGGTCCCGCCGCGCAAGGGCGAGCCGGATCCGGATGACGCGCCGCTCGACGAGGTCGACGAGCGGTTCTTCTCGGACCGGATTTGGCCCGTGCTCGCCGCCCGCGTCCCGGCGTTCGAGGCGGTCAAGATCCTCAAGAGCTGGGCCGGGTATTACGAGCTCAACACCGTCGACCACAACGGCATCGTCGGGCCGCATCCCTCGGTCGAAAACGTGCTGTTCGCGAACGGCTTCAGCGGCCACGGTCTGCAGCAGTCACCGGCCGTCGGACGCGGCATTGCCGAGTGGATCGTCGACGGCGGCTACCGCACCCTCGATCTGAGCCCCCTTGCGTTCGAACGCCTCGTGCAGGGCCGGCGTCTCTTCGAGCTCAACGTCATCTAG
- a CDS encoding metal ABC transporter permease: MTSLWQYAFVHNALIAGAITAIVAGCVAPFVTLRNQGFGVHGLAEVSFAGAAGAVFLRLPVEVGVLGASFLAAIGFGALGVRLRERDIAIGSVLAFSTGTGVLFLTLYRTYSTEAFSILFGSILAVGPDDVVRAAVVGAIALGALAVIGRPLRFASIDPEVADARGVPVRLLSTLFLLVLALAVTVTVQVIGVLLVLTLLIAPAGTAQRLTLHPVRVTLYSVLIALGATLGGIVCAVYTSWPVSFFVPTFSLGAYLVARWLGPVHRAMPRTPAGHHETSTGSAG; the protein is encoded by the coding sequence ATGACTTCGCTGTGGCAGTATGCCTTCGTCCACAACGCGCTGATCGCGGGCGCCATCACCGCCATCGTGGCCGGCTGCGTCGCGCCGTTTGTGACCCTCCGAAACCAGGGGTTCGGGGTGCACGGTCTGGCAGAGGTGTCGTTCGCCGGCGCCGCGGGCGCGGTGTTCCTGCGGCTGCCGGTGGAAGTGGGCGTGCTCGGCGCCAGTTTCCTCGCCGCGATCGGCTTCGGGGCGCTCGGCGTCCGGCTTCGTGAGCGCGACATCGCGATCGGCAGCGTGCTGGCGTTCTCGACGGGCACCGGCGTGCTGTTCCTCACTCTGTACCGGACCTACTCGACCGAGGCCTTCAGCATCCTTTTCGGCTCGATTCTCGCCGTCGGTCCGGACGACGTGGTCCGGGCGGCGGTCGTCGGGGCGATTGCGCTCGGCGCGCTGGCCGTGATCGGCCGGCCGCTGCGATTCGCGAGCATCGATCCGGAGGTCGCCGACGCGCGCGGGGTGCCGGTCCGCCTGCTGTCCACGCTGTTCCTGCTGGTGCTGGCTCTCGCGGTGACCGTGACGGTCCAGGTTATCGGCGTGCTGCTGGTCCTCACGCTGCTGATCGCCCCGGCGGGCACCGCGCAGCGGCTCACCCTGCATCCGGTGCGCGTCACGCTGTACAGCGTGCTGATCGCGCTGGGGGCGACGCTCGGCGGGATCGTCTGCGCCGTGTACACGTCGTGGCCCGTCAGCTTTTTTGTCCCGACGTTCAGTCTCGGCGCGTATCTCGTTGCGCGATGGCTCGGCCCCGTCCACCGTGCGATGCCGCGGACGCCGGCCGGCCACCATGAAACCTCGACCGGGTCCGCCGGCTAG
- a CDS encoding ABC transporter ATP-binding protein has protein sequence MISAPDTAIAAQSATLALGRRRLWEDLTFTVPRGEFLVVLGPNGAGKTSLLRVLLGLQRLTSGSVWIDGRPPRRGDPHVGYVAQYRAIDPDLPVLGRDLVGFGLDGHRWGPSLRTRASAARIDDALDLVGARSYADTPVGRLSGGEQQRLRIAQALVASPGLLLCDEPLQSLDLYYQRAVVEQISDWNRRRGATVVFVTHDINPVLPAVDRVLLLARRRWALGAVDQVLTADSLSRLYDAPVEVLRHAGRLVILGADLGAHELEPALDGAGHGAHA, from the coding sequence ATGATCTCTGCGCCTGACACGGCAATCGCGGCGCAGTCGGCGACGCTCGCACTCGGCCGGCGCCGGCTCTGGGAGGATTTGACCTTCACCGTGCCGCGCGGCGAGTTTCTCGTCGTGCTGGGTCCGAACGGCGCGGGCAAGACGTCGCTCCTGCGCGTGCTGCTCGGCCTGCAGCGGCTGACCTCCGGCTCCGTGTGGATCGACGGCCGCCCGCCGCGCCGGGGCGATCCACACGTCGGCTACGTGGCGCAGTACCGCGCGATCGATCCCGACCTGCCGGTGCTGGGCCGCGACCTCGTCGGCTTCGGACTGGACGGGCACCGCTGGGGACCGTCGCTCCGCACCCGCGCGTCGGCCGCGCGCATCGACGACGCGCTGGACCTGGTCGGCGCGCGGTCGTACGCGGACACCCCGGTCGGCCGCCTGTCGGGCGGCGAACAGCAGCGCCTCAGGATCGCCCAGGCCTTGGTCGCGTCGCCGGGGCTCTTGCTCTGCGACGAGCCGCTGCAGAGCCTCGACCTCTACTACCAGCGGGCCGTCGTCGAGCAGATCTCGGACTGGAACCGCCGCCGGGGCGCGACGGTCGTCTTCGTCACCCACGACATCAACCCGGTGCTGCCGGCCGTCGATCGGGTGCTGCTGCTGGCGCGGCGCCGGTGGGCCCTCGGTGCGGTCGATCAGGTGCTGACCGCTGACTCGCTCAGCCGGCTCTACGACGCGCCGGTGGAAGTGCTGCGTCACGCGGGCCGGCTGGTAATCCTCGGGGCCGATCTCGGCGCCCACGAACTCGAACCGGCGCTCGACGGCGCCGGACACGGCGCGCACGCATGA